A single region of the Panthera tigris isolate Pti1 chromosome B1, P.tigris_Pti1_mat1.1, whole genome shotgun sequence genome encodes:
- the SH3BP2 gene encoding LOW QUALITY PROTEIN: SH3 domain-binding protein 2 (The sequence of the model RefSeq protein was modified relative to this genomic sequence to represent the inferred CDS: inserted 1 base in 1 codon), with protein MAAEEMHWPAPMKAIGAQNLLTMPGGVAKAGYLHKKGGTQLQLLRWPLRFVIIHKRCVYYFKSSTSASPQGAFSLNGYNRVMRAAEETTSNNVFPFKIVHVSKKHRTWFFSASSEDERKGWMALLRREIGHFHEKKDLPTDASDSSSDTDSFYGAVERPVDISLSPYPTDNEDYEHEDEDDSYMEPDSPEPVEPEDTLTHPPAYPPPPVPTPRKPVFSDMPRAHSFASKGPSPLLPPPPPKRGLPDASLAPEDSKRDVLGPRRPEPGLRVPTASRRMSDPPLGNLPTMPNLWKPPCFRESPSPSPEPRVPGHGAGSASSSAGVATATSRNCDKLKSFHLSPXGPPTPEPPPVPANKPKFLKMTEEAPPREAARPGLFVPPVAPRPPVLKLPMPEATVRPPVLPRPEKPPLPHLQRSPPDGQSFRSFSFEKPRRLSKPEDTSAEGSDDDYEKVPLPSSVFINTTESYEVERLFKATSPQGEPQDGLYCIRDSSTKSGKVLVVWDESSNKVRNYRIFEKDSKFYLEGEVLFVSVGSLVEHYHTHVLPSHQSLRLQRPYGYTRPR; from the exons ATGGCGGCCGAGGAGATGCACTGGCCGGCCCCCATGAAGGCCATTGGTGCCCAGAACTTGCTGACCATGCCCGGGGGCGTGGCCAAGGCTGGCTACCTGCACAAGAAGggtggcacccagctgcagttgCTGAGAT GGCCCCTGCGCTTTGTCATCATCCATAAGCGATGCGTCTACTACTTCAAGAGCAGCACGTCCGCCTCCCCGCAGGGTGCCTTCTCGCTGAACGGCTATAACCG GGTGATGCGGGCGGCTGAGGAGACGACGTCCAACAATGTCTTCCCCTTCAAGATTGTCCACGTCAGCAAGAAGCACCGCACCTGGTTCTTCTCCGCCTCCTCTGAGGATGAGCGCAAG GGCTGGATGGCCTTGCTGCGCAGGGAGATCGGCCACTTCCACGAGAAGAAGGACTTGCCCACAGACGCCAG TGACTCCAGCTCAGACACAGACAGCTTCTACGGTGCAGTCGAGCGGCCTGTGGACATCAGCCTCTCTCCATACCCCACAGACAATGAAG ACTATGAGCACGAGGACGAGGACGACTCATACATGGAGCCCGACTCCCCTGAGCCCGTGGAGCCCGAAG ACACTCTGACCCACCCGCCGGCCTACCCCCCGCCTCCTGTGCCCACACCCAGGAAGCCAGTCTTCTCCGACATGCCCCGTGCTCACTCCTTTGCCTCCAAGGGCCCGAGCCCTCTgctgccacccccgcccccgaaGCGTGGCCTCCCTGATGCAAGCCTGGCTCCCGAGGACTCCAAGAGGGACGTGCTGGGCCCAAGGCGGCCCGAGCCTGGCCTCAGAGTGCCCACGGCCTCCCGGAGGATGAGCGACCCCCCACTGGGCAACCTGCCAACCATGCCCAACCTCTGGAAACCCCCTTGCTTCCGGgagagccccagccccagcccagagccccgggTCCCTGGCCATGGGGCTggctctgcctccagctctgctggCGTGGCCACTGCCACCTCCAGGAACTGTGACAAGCTCAAGTCCTTCCATCTGTCCC CGGGGCCACCCACACCCGAGCCCCCGCCGGTGCCGGCCAACAAGCCCAAGTTCTTGAAGATGACTGAAGAGGCCCCCCCAAGGGAGGCAGCCAGGCCCGGACTCTTTGTACCCCCTGTGGCCCCCAGGCCTCCTGTACTGAAGCTGCCCATGCCCGAGGCCACAGTCCGGCCCCCCGTCCTGCCCAGGCCAGAgaagccacccctcccccacctcca GCGGTCACCCCCTGATGGGCAGAGTTTCCGGAGCTTCTCCTTTGAGAAGCCCCGACGACTCTCGAAGCCTGAGGACACGAGTGCAGAGGGTTCTGACGATGACTATGAGAAG gtgcccctgcccagctctgtcTTTATCAATACCACGGAATCCTACGAAGTGGAAAG GCTGTTCAAAGCCACAAGCCCCCAGGGAGAGCCCCAGGATGGACTCTACTGCATCCGGGATTCCTCCACCAAGTCAGGGAAG GTTCTGGTCGTGTGGGATGAAAGCTCCAACAAAGTGAGGAACTACCGCATTTTTGAGAAG GACTCTAAGTTTTACCTGGAGGGCGAGGTGCTGTTTGTGAGTGTGGGCAGCCTGGTGGAGCATTACCACACCCACGTGCTGCCCAGCCACCAGAGCCTGCGACTGCAGCGCCCCTACGGCTACACAAGGCCCAGGTGA